The genomic interval CCGATCGCCTGCTCCAATTCCCCCCGGCTTAATTGCTTATCTTTCAGCACATAGCTGGTTCCCTGGGTAGTCGAAAGAAGATGGAGATAGTGTTCGGTCTTCCCGTTTCTCGAAATTTTGTAGACTCCCATTCCTATATCATCCTCAAGATCCAACCTGGTAACGTCAAACCCTTGTGCTTCAAGTTGCCCAACCAGACTGGCTTCCACAGAACGCCACTGGGTGTCTGCAATCTGCCAGCAGGTTTCCGTCGGAGAGTTGCATCCCGTAGATGCCCCCATTGTCTTGGAAAATGCTGCGATCGCTGCCCCCGTTTCAAAAGTGGGAGACGGAGTTGGCTTTGGCTTTGGCCTAGCAACCGATGAAGGCTGTGGGGTCGGAGACGGACTTGGAACTGGCGAAGGTCGAGGGGTTGTAGCCGTTTTGGTTGGGGAAACAGATAACTGGGGGCGAACAGAGGCTTGCTTAAGCTTAGCTTTTGGCTTCGCCTGAGAAGGGTTAGGAGTTGGACGGAGTGAAAGAGGCTCGGAAGAACGGGGCTTCTGAAGCCGTGTGACTTTAACAACAGTATCCTTAGGGAGAGAATCGGGAGATGAAATGGGTGCCATCAGGACGATCGCATGTAACCCGGCGGAAACCGCCCAAAACCAGCCAATTGCCTTCCACGGATTTGCAAAAAGATTCTTCACAAAGTTCAATCGCGCTAACCCAGTTAAATGTGCAACAGCTTCCGTCCCTTTTATCCATCGGGCAATTGCCAATCTTGCTTTTGTAGCAAAAGCCTGGCAAGGATGGCTCAAAAGTTGCGAGAAAGCCAAATTAATCTTAGGAACTTTTGAGAAATAAAGTCAATTAGAAGAGGAAGACGAAGGGCAAAGGCAAACAGGCAAAAAGAAGGCAACGGAGTAATGGAAGATGGGGAGATAGGGAAGACATGGAGACGAGGAAATTCCTCACTTCAAAATTCTTCCCTGCTTCCTGCCGCTTCAGTAGCGCCCTGGCTCCCCGATCGGCAGCGCGATCGACTATCCTGAAGAAAGTCTTAAGTTTACAGAACTTAATGCACCCCTCCCACGAGAATTTTATGAGCTGTATCATCAATCGCCGCGCCCAATTCTCAGCCAGTCATCGTTACTGGCTGCCCGAACTCAGCGAAGCAGAGAACTACAAACGGTTTGGTGCTTGTGCCCACGCTCCGGGACATGGACATAACTACGTCCTTTACGTCTCGATGGAGGGAAACCTTGACGAGTATGGCATGGTGCTGAATTTATCTGATGTGAAACAGGTGATTCGGCAAGAAGTGACCAGCCAGCTTGATTTCTCCTATCTCAACGATGCCTGGAAAGAATTCCAAGAAACCCTACCGACCACTGAGCAGATCGCCCGCAGCATCTGGCATCGCCTTGCCCCCCATCTCCCCCTCGTCCGCATTCAACTTTTTGAACACCCCGAACTCTGGGCAGACTATTACGGAAACGATATGGAAGCTTATCTTACTATTAGCACTCATTTCAGTGCTGCTCATCGCCTCGCTCTTCCCGACTTGAGCCTTGAAGATAATTCTGCTATTTACGGCAAGTGCGCCCGCGTCAATGGGCATGGGCACAACTACCATTTAGAAGTCACAATTAAGGGCGAAATCGATCCTCGGACTGGCATGATTGCTGACTTAGTTGCGGTTCAAAAAGCAATTGATGATTATGTGGTTGAGCCATTTGATCACACCTTCTTAAACAAAGACATTCCCTATTTTGCGAATGTCGTTCCAACTGCGGAAAACATTGCAGTTCATATTCGCGATCTACTGCAAGAGCCGATTCGGGAAGTTGGTGCCCAGTTGCACAAAGTCAAGCTGATTGAAAGCCCGAACAACTCCTGTGAGGTCTATTGCACGAGGGCTGCAAAAGAGCCTGGGACTCTGCATCAAGATGAACTTCTTTTAGCAAGAAACTGAGTTGTCTCCTAAGAAACACACTCCGGGGCAGCAGGTTTGGCAACAAGGTCAAATCCGAGCGCCCGCGCCTTTTTCTTAAGGTTCTTGACCACTCGTTCTTGATCCTGCTGCTCATAAGTTTCCATGCCTGGATCGACAAACGCCTCGCCGGAAGTCCACAGGTGATAGAAGATGCGAGCGAGTTTGTGAGCCGTTGCCGTAATTGCTTTGGGTGCGCCAAGTCGCGCTTGCATCCGACGATGAAATGCACCCAAGGCAGAATGGGATCGCACCAAGGTCTGTGCTGCCATTCGTAGCGCCGTTGCAACGCGATTAGCCACTTGGCGAGTCTGCGAACTCTTGCGCTTGCCGCCTGTGATTCGGCTGCCTGGACACAGCCCTAAGCAAGAGGCAAAATGCTTAGCTGAGGGAAATTTTGACGGGTCTAAGCCCAACTCAGACAACAGCGTCAGGACGGTGAGGACTCCAAAGCCATCAATTTGAGTGAAGTCCACGCCACTGATGCGGTACAAATGCGTTCGCAAATCAAAGCTTGGGGCATTTCCGGGTTGTTTTTTTCCACGTCGTTTGGCAGCAGGTAAGGGGTTTGTGGCAACTTCAATGCGGTCTGCAAACTGATTGAGGCACGCTTCAATTTCAGCATCACAGGCGGCAATCTGGGTCTCAAAGACATCGTAGAGTTGTAATTCCTGATGCAGCACAAACACCAGTTCCGGGCGGTAGTCGCCATTCAATGCCACCGCAATCTCATCCGTACTGGCATGAATGCGGCGATCTTTGAGTGCTGCGAGTTTGTGCAAGTCTCGTTCGCCAGACACAATCGCCCGAATGATTGTAAGTCCAGTCGTGCCGCTGATATCGCTAATCACCCGGTGCAGTTGTACATTCATCTGAGTCAAGGCTTTTTGCATCCGCTGAATGTGAGTGCTGGCACTCTTGATCAAGGTATCGCGCTGGCGAATGTAGCTACGCAGCACACAGATTTGGTCATCAGGACGGAAGGAGCCTGCTAGTAACCCATCGCTATGGAGTTGTCGCAACCATTGACAGTCGAGCACATCACTTTTGCGTCCCGGTACGGTTTTTCCCTGTCGAGCATTGACTAACTTGACTTCAAATCCTTGCGTTTCGAGAATCTGAAATACCGCAATCCAATCCACTCCGGTTGCTTCCATTACCACGGTCTCAATGCCACACTGTTTGAGCCACGCTGCCATCGCATATAGGTCAGCGGTAAAACACCCAAAGCGGCGAACGCATTCACTGTCTCGTCCCTCTGGAACGCTCACCCAATGGTAGTCCGCGCCCAGATCAATGCCTACGGCATTCGGATTGATCATCGAGAGTTCAGGCTGTGATGACGGCATGGATTCACCCTCCCTAGCATGGTTGAAAAGCTGCCCTGACCTGGATGGCGCTGCTCATACAGTCTCCTAAACGGGATAGTGGATCTCACTTCACCAACAGCTTAATCGCCACCTTCCAGAACCAGGCTGAGATACGGGCACTGACGCACCAGTGATAAATCGGTCTTTGCTATCAGGGCATTGCCTTCACTGTAAAACACTGCTATGTCTCTCAACTTTAGTGTTTCTTTTTTTCTTAACGAACGCTTCCGTTCCTTAATGGCTGAGATCTTGCACCAGTCTCAGAAACCGGGTTTCTTGCGAGAATCAATGCGTGAAACCCTTGATATTTGGTTTAGAAACCCGGTTTCTCTACCCTGTTGAGAATGGTGCAAGATGTGAGTTGTAGCAGTTCTCGCCCCTAATTTGGGGGAAACCGGCTTCTCAAAGTCCCAGAATTGGGGATTTAGGGGCTTTAGAATGGGTGCTACCCAACTAAAAACGGCTGTAAATTGGTTGTCCTAACCTTTGCCTGTAGTGCCCTATCAACTTTTTGCGGATTGCGGATTGCTCATCCCCAACGTTGCTGACAATTTGAACTTTAAACCGCCCAGACCTCGGAGATCTTTAGAGATTTTTGAGGTCTGAACGATATTTGCACCACAATCGGTTTAACGCCTCAAAAAATGTAAAGTTTTTTATATAGTTAATCCCCCCTTAGAGAGATGTGATAGAGTTTACCGTTCTTTCTATATTGCTTACTCCCCATTGAATAACAGTTAGCCGTTTTAACCAACCTTCCCATTTCACCCTTGAATGCAATGTCATTTCCTCTCTCTGTGTTGTTAGCAGTTAGGAATTTGAGAGGTTTGCTGGTGGCAGTTTGAAGGGGTGACTGGAAAATTTTTCTCGTTATTTCGAGTGTGCAAAACTGCGCAACTGCGTTGTGTGCGACGAGCCAGAAATTTGCTGGGCGATCGCTCTGTTTGCCATTGCTTTCTAAGATGCAAAACCGGGCAAATTGAGATCTCAGCTTGTTCTGGGGTTCAGTATGCGATCGCTTCTGGCGTCGTTTTGTCGTGCTTTCATACCGCTTTCACCCCCTCTAGAAAGCGTCGTGTTGCATGGTTTCATTCCCTGTTCAAGCAAGCCTTAAGAGGGAGTTTGGCGAGGCTAGGCATTTGAATTTGTTACCAATTTACGAAGGTGGTGTAGATGATTTGGAGATATTCGTGGCGGGACAGTATTCCACTATCCGTGACGCTATTTCAACTTGCAATCAACATTTGGCTTGCAGCTACCTGGGAAACGCGAACACTGTTACAAAATCTTTTGTTTATCCCATTGTGTCTTTTCCTGTTTTGGTACAACGGTCTGGTTGCCAGTCATAACTTTGTGCATACCCCCTGGTTCAAATTGGACTCACTGAATCGATTCTATTTAGCTATCAATTCAATCAATATTGGACTTCCTCAGGCTTACTATCGGCATGAACATCTGGTTCATCACCGCTTTGTGAACGATCGCCCTGATCAGTACGGGCAAGTTCAAGACCCGACTTCAATTTTTGCTAATGGGAAGAATGGACAGCCCGAAAATGTAATTTCCTACTGTTTTCTTGGGTTATTTCGAGCAGATTTGCTTGAATCCTTTCGCAAAATTGGTCAAACCGGAGAAGCACCGCAACTCTATCTTGAGCTTGCCGCCTGCTTTTTAGCTTTAATTGGTTACTTAATTCTATCCTGGCAATATTTTCTATTTCTCTTTCTTCCAACCTTCTACCTGGGTTGGGTTCTGGAACATCTAGAGAACTACTACGAACATTTTGGAGGAGTTCCAGAAAACAAGTATGCAAATTCCACCAGTTACTACGCCAGTCTCTACAACGTCCTATTTTGCAATGAAGGCTATCATCAGGAACATCATTTGCGTCCTGGTGTGCACTGGACAAAAAGACACCAGTTACGACGGGAGTTTCGCAAAGACTTCAATAAAGTTGACCGGGTAATTCTAAGATTTCCTCCAGCCCTGGGATTTTTAGACCATCGGCGGATTGTGCAAGAGCAGCAAGCAACTCAACCCTGCGCAAAAGCGATTTGATGGTTCCCTCTTGTCTATTTTCAGAAGCTGACATAGACTAATTAGCCTGATGGGGATGATTTTTTTGTTTTAGAAAGTAAAAATCAGGACTGGGAGTTAGGCTCTCCCTCTTCCAGTCCTCCCTCTGGCTTCCAGTCCCTATTTTCGGGCTTCTCTATGAACATTCGCCTACTCATTCCCTTCTTTGATACTTCCGCTCAGGACTGGTCGTTTGAGGCACGTTGGTTACGCTGGCTGACATTCCTGTGGATGATGATAGGGTTGGCAATTATGTTCTCGGCATCCTATGTCAGCGGTGAATCCGAGGTTTCTGATGGGTTGTATTTCTTCAAATTGCAGATTGCCTGGATTCTGGTGGGGATGGTGGGCTTCAATCTTATTGTTCACAGCCCCTTGCGTTACATCGTAGGCGTCGCCGATTGGGTGTTGCTGTTGCTGCTGGGGCTTCTTTTGATCACCCTGATGCCTGGAATTGGTAAGACCGTGAATGGCGCGACTCGCTGGTTATCGATCGGTCCTGTTCCCATTCAGCCTTCGGAATTAATTAAGCCGTTTCTCGTCCTTCAAAGCGCCCGTATTTTTGGTCAGTGGAACCGCTTGCGATGGTCTACCCGATTAGCGTGGCTCGCCATTTTCTGCCTGGTACTGGTTGGGATTTTGCTTCAACCCAACCTGAGTACTACGGCATTATGCGGAATTGTGTTGTGGATGATTGCCTTAGCAGCGGGGTTGCCTTTCTCCCAATTGGGGGGAACGGCTGTGGCGGGTTTTCTTTTGGCGTTTGTTAGTGTCAGCATCCGTAGTTACCAACGACGGCGCGTGATGTCGTTTCTAAATCCCTGGGCAGATCCGATGGGCGATGGCTACCAGTTGATTCAAAGCCTGCTGGCTGTGGGTTCCGGCGGTATGTGGGGAACAGGGTTTGGCATGTCTCAACAAAAGCTATTCCACCTGCCGATTCAGTTCACTGATTTTATCTTTTCGGTGTATGCCGAGGAGTTTGGGTTGGTTGGCTGTTTACTCTTGCTATCTATGCTGATAGCCT from Kovacikia minuta CCNUW1 carries:
- a CDS encoding PepSY domain-containing protein; its protein translation is MAFSQLLSHPCQAFATKARLAIARWIKGTEAVAHLTGLARLNFVKNLFANPWKAIGWFWAVSAGLHAIVLMAPISSPDSLPKDTVVKVTRLQKPRSSEPLSLRPTPNPSQAKPKAKLKQASVRPQLSVSPTKTATTPRPSPVPSPSPTPQPSSVARPKPKPTPSPTFETGAAIAAFSKTMGASTGCNSPTETCWQIADTQWRSVEASLVGQLEAQGFDVTRLDLEDDIGMGVYKISRNGKTEHYLHLLSTTQGTSYVLKDKQLSRGELEQAIGV
- a CDS encoding 6-carboxytetrahydropterin synthase, with the protein product METRKFLTSKFFPASCRFSSALAPRSAARSTILKKVLSLQNLMHPSHENFMSCIINRRAQFSASHRYWLPELSEAENYKRFGACAHAPGHGHNYVLYVSMEGNLDEYGMVLNLSDVKQVIRQEVTSQLDFSYLNDAWKEFQETLPTTEQIARSIWHRLAPHLPLVRIQLFEHPELWADYYGNDMEAYLTISTHFSAAHRLALPDLSLEDNSAIYGKCARVNGHGHNYHLEVTIKGEIDPRTGMIADLVAVQKAIDDYVVEPFDHTFLNKDIPYFANVVPTAENIAVHIRDLLQEPIREVGAQLHKVKLIESPNNSCEVYCTRAAKEPGTLHQDELLLARN
- a CDS encoding IS110 family RNA-guided transposase translates to MPSSQPELSMINPNAVGIDLGADYHWVSVPEGRDSECVRRFGCFTADLYAMAAWLKQCGIETVVMEATGVDWIAVFQILETQGFEVKLVNARQGKTVPGRKSDVLDCQWLRQLHSDGLLAGSFRPDDQICVLRSYIRQRDTLIKSASTHIQRMQKALTQMNVQLHRVISDISGTTGLTIIRAIVSGERDLHKLAALKDRRIHASTDEIAVALNGDYRPELVFVLHQELQLYDVFETQIAACDAEIEACLNQFADRIEVATNPLPAAKRRGKKQPGNAPSFDLRTHLYRISGVDFTQIDGFGVLTVLTLLSELGLDPSKFPSAKHFASCLGLCPGSRITGGKRKSSQTRQVANRVATALRMAAQTLVRSHSALGAFHRRMQARLGAPKAITATAHKLARIFYHLWTSGEAFVDPGMETYEQQDQERVVKNLKKKARALGFDLVAKPAAPECVS
- a CDS encoding fatty acid desaturase family protein gives rise to the protein MIWRYSWRDSIPLSVTLFQLAINIWLAATWETRTLLQNLLFIPLCLFLFWYNGLVASHNFVHTPWFKLDSLNRFYLAINSINIGLPQAYYRHEHLVHHRFVNDRPDQYGQVQDPTSIFANGKNGQPENVISYCFLGLFRADLLESFRKIGQTGEAPQLYLELAACFLALIGYLILSWQYFLFLFLPTFYLGWVLEHLENYYEHFGGVPENKYANSTSYYASLYNVLFCNEGYHQEHHLRPGVHWTKRHQLRREFRKDFNKVDRVILRFPPALGFLDHRRIVQEQQATQPCAKAI
- a CDS encoding FtsW/RodA/SpoVE family cell cycle protein, producing the protein MNIRLLIPFFDTSAQDWSFEARWLRWLTFLWMMIGLAIMFSASYVSGESEVSDGLYFFKLQIAWILVGMVGFNLIVHSPLRYIVGVADWVLLLLLGLLLITLMPGIGKTVNGATRWLSIGPVPIQPSELIKPFLVLQSARIFGQWNRLRWSTRLAWLAIFCLVLVGILLQPNLSTTALCGIVLWMIALAAGLPFSQLGGTAVAGFLLAFVSVSIRSYQRRRVMSFLNPWADPMGDGYQLIQSLLAVGSGGMWGTGFGMSQQKLFHLPIQFTDFIFSVYAEEFGLVGCLLLLSMLIAYATLALRVALKTRHPVYRLVAIGIMVLMVGQSLLNIGVATGALPTTGLPFPLISYGGSSMISSLLAAGLLLRVAREGSEAKVLPITGHNS